From the genome of Synergistaceae bacterium:
CCTCGGGACGTGCCTCGTCAGCTCGTCCACCAATTTCTCAAGGCTCTCCGCCGAGACCTGCTCGGACTTGGTGATCACGACCGCGGACGCACGGGAGAGCACGTCCGGCGACTCCCTCAGGATGCCGGCCGGGACGATCCACCCGTTGCCGAAGGGGCAGCATGCGTCCACAAGCACAATGTCCGCGTCCCGCCCCATTCGCCTGTGCTGAAAGGCGTCGTCCGCGACTATCAGCTCTATATCCCTCTCGGAGAGCACGTCCACATCCCTGAGCCGGTCCTTGGAGACAGCCACCGGGACGCCGGGAAGCCTCGAAGCCAGCAGGAGGGGCTCGTCGCCGACCAGGTCGCGCAGCCGGTCCGGGCTTTCGCCCTCCATCGAGTCGGCCGTGATGACGACCGGGTCGACCGTCCGTCCTCCGTACCCCCTGCTGATTATGCCGGGCGAGACCCCCGCCGACTGGAGGATGCGGCAGAGCATCTCGACGAACGGGGTCTTGTTGGTGCCGCCGAGGGTTATGTTGCCGACGCTCACCACCGGGATGGGCGGCTCCTCCGAGCGGGCGAGCCCGTGGTCGAACGCGAAGTTCCTGGCAGCTACGACGAACCTCGCTATCAGCCCGAACGGATATACCAGAGCCCAGGGGGAGAAGCGCGTCTCGCCGCGCGCGAAAGAGAGGTAGCTGCCGAGCGCGGAGCGCACCGGGGTGCGCAGCCTGCCAAACCCCTGCGACCGATCTCTGGTCCCCTCGCCCGGCGTCCTCATGAGCCCGCCTCCCTCCCGTAGGTGTACAACCTGCGGTAGAGCCCGCCCAGGGACAGCAGCTCCCCGTGCGTCCCCTGCTCGACTATCCGCCCCTCGTCGAGCACCACGATCCTGTCCGCGCCCATGACGGTAGAGAGTCTGTGGGCTATCACCAGCGACGTTCGCCCGGCCATAGCCTTGTTCATAGCCTCCTGCACCTGGCGCTCCACCTCCGAGTCCAGCGACGATGTGGCCTCGTCCAGGATCAGTATCCGCGGGTTCCTGACCACCGCCCTGGCTATCGCTATCCTCTGCCTCTGCCCGCCGCTGAGGGTCACTCCCCTCTCGCCGACCTCGGTGTCGTACCCGTCCGGGAGCGACTCGATGAAGGGCCGTATCCCCGCGATCTCCGCCGCCCTCTCTATCTCCGCAAGCGAGAGGCCGGGCAGTCCGTAGGAGATGTTGAATCCTATCGTGCCCTTCAGCAGTATCGACTCCTGGTGCACTATGCCTATCTGCCTGCGCAGCTCGGCCAGGTCGAGCGTCCGCACGTCGTGCCCGTCGATCATCACGGCGCCCTCGTCCGGGTCGTAGAAGCGGGGCAGCAGGTCCGCGAGCGTTGACTTGCCGGAGCCGGTAGGGCCCACTATCGCGACCCTTTCGCCGGGGCGGACGTCCAGCTCTATGCCGCTGAGCACCTCGCTGCCCGCGACGTAGGAGAACGACACGCCGCTGAAGGTCACTCGCCCCTCCACTCGTCCGAGCTTTGCGGGCGACTCGGGGGAGGCTATGTCCACGGACGAGTCGAGCACGCCGAAGATTCTGTCGGCCGCGGCCAGCCCCATCTGCAGCGAGCCGGTGACCGACGTCAGCACCCTTATCGGCTGCACGAGGAATCCCAGGTAGCCGAGGAAGGCTATCAGCTCGCCGGGCGTCAGCTCCCCGCTCACGACCTTCCTGCCGCCGAGCCAGAGGATCAGCGCCAGCGCCGCTATGAGCACGACCTCAATTATCCCCGCGAGGGCGGACTGGACCTGTACTCCGTGCATCACCGCGCGGAAGTTGTCCCGGTTGCTGCTCTCGAACCGCGACAGCTCGAGGTCCTCCGTGGCGAAGGAGCGGACCACCCGTATCGCGCTGAAGGCCTCCTGCACCACCGCGGAGAGGGAGGCCAGCTCTCTCTGTATCTCGTGCCCGACCCTGCGAAGTTTCTTGCCCGCGCGATCGAGGATCAGCACGGTGAGGGGGAGAACCGCGAAGGCCACCAGCGACAGCCTCCAGTTGATGTACAGCAGGAAGGCCACCATACCGACGAAGGTGACGGCCTGCACCACCAGGTTGACCAGCACGGACGTGACGAGGTTCTGTAGGATGGAGACGTCGTTGGTCACTCTCGACATCAGCTCGCCTAGGCGCTTTCCGTAGAGGTACTTCAGCGACATGCGCTGAAGGTGGTCGTAAAGTTTTATCCGCAGGTCCATGACCACCCTCTGCCCAGTCCAGTTCATCAGGTACTGGTGGCCGTAAGAGGCCAGCCCCTTGCCGACGAATAGAGCCACCAGCAGAAAGGGCAGGGTGTTGAGCATGGCGAGGTCCCTGGCTATCAGCACGTCGTCCACCACGTTCTTGAGCAGCCACGGAGGCACTATGTTGCACGCCGACGCGAGGAACATGCAGGCGAGAGCGGCCAGGAGCCTGCGCATGTAGGGCTTCGCACAGGAGAGCAGTCTCAGGTAGGGCGGTTTGGCAGTGTGTGTCTTGTCCGTCATGTCGAGAGGGCCCCCTCTATTTGATTCGCCATGCGGGCCGCAGCGCCGCTCGGGGCCGACGCGGAGATCCGCGACAGCTCCTCCCGTGCGCGGGCCATTCGCGCTTCGTCGTGAAGGTGCTCGGCGACCCGAAGCGCTATGTCCTCCGGCGTTATGTCGCCTGATATCTCGTCCACCACCGGGCGACCGGCGAGGCGATTAGGCCACGCTGTGAAGCCGAGCCTTTTCCCCTTCGCCCTCAGGGCCGCCTCCTTGAGCAGCAGGCCGGCGACCGGCAGGCGCGACACCAGTCCCGCAAGGCCGGAGAGGGGCGCGTGGCGCAGCGACGAGAAGGGAATGGCCACAAGGAAGGGTATCGAGAGGTGAGTCAGCTCCAGCGTGTTGGTCCCCGGCTGTGTCACAGCGAAGTCGACTCCGTCAAGAGAGCCGGACTCGCCCCCTCGCACCGGGGCCAGGCCCTCGACGTTCGGTTCGTCCCCCGAGAAGGGCGAGAGAACCATGCGTGCATCGAGCGAAGGGATCAGCTCTTTGAGAGACGCCGCCGTCCTCTCCATCAGAGGGACTGCGTACTTGAAGATCTCCCTCCTGCTGCCGGGGAAGAAGGCAACGGTCGGTCCGCCCGCTCCCTCGCGCCTCGACGGGCGAGCCAGGCCCTCGGCCGCCAGGTCGCCGACCAGAACGGGCGCGGCCCCGTGCCGTTCTATCGACTCCGCCATAGCGGGGAAGGCTGTGTAGACCGCCGCGCACCGGCTCAAGCCACGCTTGGCCCCGTAGGTGTAGCAGAAGAGGGGCGCTCGGCTCGACCGGGCCAGCATCCTACCCCACATAAGGTCGCCCCCGAGCTGTATCACCGCGTCGGGCGGCTCGCCCTTCCCCCGCCTCGACAGGGCAAGCGCTGTGGACAAAGCGGACTCCGGGCCGGATACGTCCGACAGGCGCAAGGACGAGGCGACCGAGGCCTCCTCGCCGGAGGCGAACTGGCACGGGAGAATCCTAAGAGAGACGTCCCACCCTCGCCCGGTCAGCTCCGCCGCGAGGGGGCGCACCCAACCCCACAGCTCCCCCGGGCCGTTCGCGAGCAGCACGACGCGTCGCGCGCCTGGGCGAGTCATCGTCCCGTCCCCTCCGCACCGGCCGGCGACAGCACTTCCCTCGCCCAGAAGTCCAATGCGCGGCCCT
Proteins encoded in this window:
- a CDS encoding cdisaccharide synthetase, with amino-acid sequence MTRPGARRVVLLANGPGELWGWVRPLAAELTGRGWDVSLRILPCQFASGEEASVASSLRLSDVSGPESALSTALALSRRGKGEPPDAVIQLGGDLMWGRMLARSSRAPLFCYTYGAKRGLSRCAAVYTAFPAMAESIERHGAAPVLVGDLAAEGLARPSRREGAGGPTVAFFPGSRREIFKYAVPLMERTAASLKELIPSLDARMVLSPFSGDEPNVEGLAPVRGGESGSLDGVDFAVTQPGTNTLELTHLSIPFLVAIPFSSLRHAPLSGLAGLVSRLPVAGLLLKEAALRAKGKRLGFTAWPNRLAGRPVVDEISGDITPEDIALRVAEHLHDEARMARAREELSRISASAPSGAAARMANQIEGALST
- a CDS encoding ABC transporter ATP-binding protein, with amino-acid sequence MTDKTHTAKPPYLRLLSCAKPYMRRLLAALACMFLASACNIVPPWLLKNVVDDVLIARDLAMLNTLPFLLVALFVGKGLASYGHQYLMNWTGQRVVMDLRIKLYDHLQRMSLKYLYGKRLGELMSRVTNDVSILQNLVTSVLVNLVVQAVTFVGMVAFLLYINWRLSLVAFAVLPLTVLILDRAGKKLRRVGHEIQRELASLSAVVQEAFSAIRVVRSFATEDLELSRFESSNRDNFRAVMHGVQVQSALAGIIEVVLIAALALILWLGGRKVVSGELTPGELIAFLGYLGFLVQPIRVLTSVTGSLQMGLAAADRIFGVLDSSVDIASPESPAKLGRVEGRVTFSGVSFSYVAGSEVLSGIELDVRPGERVAIVGPTGSGKSTLADLLPRFYDPDEGAVMIDGHDVRTLDLAELRRQIGIVHQESILLKGTIGFNISYGLPGLSLAEIERAAEIAGIRPFIESLPDGYDTEVGERGVTLSGGQRQRIAIARAVVRNPRILILDEATSSLDSEVERQVQEAMNKAMAGRTSLVIAHRLSTVMGADRIVVLDEGRIVEQGTHGELLSLGGLYRRLYTYGREAGS